A section of the Mergibacter septicus genome encodes:
- the fabA gene encoding 3-hydroxyacyl-[acyl-carrier-protein] dehydratase FabA, whose protein sequence is MQHTETLNTEEAVQTSYKKPSYSYQELLASSRGELFGADGPQLPAPTMLMMDRIIEMNEEKGLFGKGYIEAELDIRPDLFFFDCHFIGDPVMPGCLGLDAMWQLVGFYLGWIGGKGKGRALGVGEVKFTGQILPTAKKVVYRIHTKRVINRKLVMGVADGEVEVDGKVIYTATDLKVGLFQDTSAF, encoded by the coding sequence ATGCAACACACTGAAACACTCAATACAGAAGAAGCTGTACAAACAAGTTATAAAAAACCTTCTTATTCTTATCAAGAGTTATTAGCTTCATCTCGAGGTGAGTTATTTGGAGCTGATGGTCCACAATTACCTGCGCCAACAATGTTAATGATGGATCGTATTATTGAAATGAATGAAGAAAAAGGATTATTTGGTAAAGGATATATTGAAGCAGAATTGGATATTCGACCAGATTTATTCTTTTTTGATTGTCATTTTATTGGCGATCCTGTTATGCCGGGTTGTTTAGGGCTTGATGCGATGTGGCAATTAGTAGGATTCTATCTCGGTTGGATCGGTGGTAAAGGAAAAGGGCGTGCTTTAGGTGTTGGAGAAGTAAAATTTACAGGGCAAATTTTACCAACAGCCAAAAAAGTGGTCTATCGTATTCATACGAAACGTGTGATTAATCGTAAATTAGTGATGGGTGTTGCTGATGGAGAAGTTGAAGTCGATGGTAAAGTGATTTATACCGCTACAGATTTAAAAGTAGGACTTTTCCAA
- a CDS encoding Lon protease family protein — translation MNLFRLSRENLEPQLTIPVEYQSVSYFDLQPRAEKALQNFVTDPVSKLLILKGENHITTFQNIEKYLLAYFTETEQLTGVHYRVSHHASGEYRITLETAKSKQDNFIAHYQVKSTMVFDENLLFGYVLQPPVSVELQLQAGLVHQTNGGILILPVAPFLENPALWQRLEKILLTQRFEWVSCNPFKPLPCQIPGYNLDLKVILIGDREELGLLNTLSPHLYSFADYAELDQYLMFSEEQKLITEKWVNYIRSLVKNLPVAVDTIQPTISDQAINRLYQLSIRESEDRYLLPLPVSLSDQLRQISHLSAISSQIEVEDIDNWWQAKVAQRNLLQQRVYAEILNEQVYIATDGEEIGQINGLSVVEYDGLPFSFGEPCRISCVVRFGEGELLDIERKNELAGNLHAKGMMIAEACLANLLELQSQLPFSASLVFEQSYTEIDGDSASLAAFCVLCSALAELPLPQNIALTGSIDQFGLVHSVGGVNQKIEGFFSICQQRGLTGKQGVIIPAVVISQLSLSPEVLVALEQQQFHIWAVENVEQVIKILFKRELLDTEENQHNRQKESSLIELISNRIEQNSSLHRIKYKNWLTSVPFRVYRYFQRLYKEKTEEKIAKNN, via the coding sequence GTGAATTTATTTCGTTTAAGTCGAGAAAATCTTGAACCTCAGTTAACTATTCCCGTAGAGTATCAATCTGTTTCTTATTTTGACTTACAACCTAGAGCTGAAAAAGCGTTACAAAATTTTGTTACAGATCCTGTATCTAAATTATTAATCTTAAAAGGAGAAAATCATATTACAACTTTTCAAAATATTGAAAAGTATCTTTTGGCTTATTTTACTGAAACAGAGCAGTTGACTGGTGTTCATTATCGAGTGAGTCATCATGCTTCAGGGGAATATAGAATTACGCTTGAAACCGCTAAATCTAAACAAGATAATTTTATTGCTCATTATCAAGTAAAAAGTACGATGGTATTTGATGAAAATCTGCTGTTTGGATATGTACTACAACCGCCTGTTTCAGTGGAATTGCAGTTACAAGCAGGTTTAGTTCATCAAACTAATGGTGGTATCTTAATCTTACCAGTAGCACCATTTTTAGAAAATCCAGCGTTATGGCAACGTTTAGAAAAAATATTACTTACTCAACGTTTTGAATGGGTGAGTTGCAATCCTTTTAAACCATTACCTTGTCAAATTCCCGGTTATAATCTCGATCTTAAAGTTATCTTAATTGGTGATAGAGAAGAATTAGGATTATTAAATACACTTTCTCCACACCTGTATTCTTTTGCTGACTATGCTGAACTTGACCAATACCTTATGTTTTCAGAAGAACAAAAGTTGATTACTGAAAAATGGGTGAACTATATTCGTAGTTTAGTTAAAAATTTACCTGTTGCTGTTGATACTATACAACCGACAATTAGCGATCAGGCAATTAACCGTTTATACCAGTTAAGTATTCGAGAAAGTGAAGATCGCTATTTATTACCACTACCAGTTTCATTATCAGATCAGTTACGGCAAATATCCCATTTAAGTGCTATTTCTTCTCAAATTGAGGTAGAAGATATAGATAATTGGTGGCAAGCAAAAGTTGCTCAACGGAATTTATTACAACAACGGGTTTATGCTGAAATTTTAAATGAACAAGTTTATATTGCTACTGATGGTGAAGAGATTGGGCAAATCAATGGTTTATCTGTTGTAGAGTATGATGGTTTACCATTCAGTTTCGGGGAACCTTGTCGGATAAGTTGTGTGGTACGTTTTGGTGAAGGCGAATTATTAGATATTGAACGAAAAAATGAATTAGCGGGTAATTTACATGCAAAAGGTATGATGATTGCAGAAGCGTGCCTTGCTAATTTATTGGAATTACAATCTCAACTTCCTTTTTCTGCGTCATTAGTTTTTGAACAGTCCTATACTGAAATTGACGGAGATAGTGCATCTTTAGCGGCATTTTGCGTCTTATGCAGTGCTTTAGCTGAGTTACCTTTACCGCAAAACATTGCATTAACAGGAAGCATCGATCAATTTGGTTTAGTTCATAGTGTTGGTGGTGTAAACCAAAAGATAGAAGGCTTTTTCTCAATTTGCCAACAGAGAGGATTAACTGGGAAACAAGGTGTTATCATTCCTGCGGTAGTCATTTCACAATTGAGTTTATCACCAGAGGTATTGGTTGCACTAGAACAGCAACAATTTCATATCTGGGCAGTTGAAAATGTTGAACAAGTGATAAAAATCCTATTTAAACGAGAACTTTTAGATACAGAGGAGAATCAACATAACCGTCAAAAAGAGTCATCATTAATTGAATTAATCTCAAATCGAATTGAACAAAATAGCAGTTTACATCGCATAAAATATAAAAATTGGCTTACATCTGTTCCTTTTCGCGTATATCGTTATTTTCAACGATTATATAAAGAAAAAACAGAAGAAAAAATAGCAAAAAATAATTAA
- the matP gene encoding macrodomain Ter protein MatP: protein MKYQKLDNQESHWKWLYLTRKAREGENITAYQEKSRAVAETERLIELLHQPEAINQWIANYLSPELIVKLDQAIRAKRKRFYNAEKKHTKKKSIDLDYKVWLRLSRYSKKMKMTLSETIMYMIDERETKARYADQVSIMRASLKELLEQEKK, encoded by the coding sequence ATGAAATATCAAAAATTAGATAATCAAGAATCACATTGGAAATGGCTTTATTTAACAAGAAAAGCACGTGAAGGAGAAAACATCACTGCCTATCAAGAAAAAAGTCGTGCCGTTGCAGAGACGGAAAGATTAATAGAATTACTTCACCAACCTGAAGCAATTAATCAATGGATAGCCAATTATCTATCGCCAGAATTAATTGTTAAACTTGATCAAGCAATCAGAGCAAAAAGAAAACGCTTTTATAATGCTGAAAAAAAACATACGAAAAAAAAATCAATCGATTTAGACTACAAAGTCTGGCTTCGTCTTTCACGTTATTCAAAAAAAATGAAAATGACTTTATCCGAAACAATTATGTATATGATTGATGAAAGAGAAACAAAAGCTCGCTATGCTGATCAAGTATCCATCATGCGAGCAAGTTTAAAAGAGTTGTTAGAACAGGAGAAAAAATAG
- a CDS encoding LysE family transporter, which produces MWNILFVHLIGLMTPGPDFFYITKTSTGSSRRNAICAVVGITIGVCFWAASAILGLAILLHNNPELHGIIVLLGGSYLTYIGSKMLRSKQKVVFSALTEVEINRQTSWWHEIIKGLMVNLSNAKVVIYFSSVMSLYLSGLNGIEQILIVFFLIIVETFLYFYLVAILFSHKIAKHLYATYSLWLDRFAGIVFSCFGGYLIYTAYGYFML; this is translated from the coding sequence TTGTGGAATATTTTATTTGTACATTTAATTGGTTTAATGACACCGGGACCTGATTTTTTTTATATCACTAAAACATCAACAGGTAGTAGTCGGCGTAATGCTATTTGTGCTGTGGTAGGGATTACAATTGGAGTATGTTTTTGGGCGGCTTCCGCAATTTTAGGCTTAGCGATTCTTCTACATAATAATCCAGAATTACACGGTATTATTGTCTTATTAGGTGGAAGTTATTTAACTTATATTGGAAGCAAAATGTTGCGTTCAAAACAGAAAGTAGTTTTTAGTGCATTAACAGAGGTTGAAATTAATCGTCAAACTAGTTGGTGGCACGAAATTATAAAAGGATTAATGGTAAATTTATCTAATGCAAAAGTCGTTATTTATTTTAGTAGCGTTATGTCTTTATATTTATCTGGCTTAAATGGTATCGAACAAATTCTTATTGTTTTTTTCCTTATTATTGTCGAAACCTTTCTCTATTTTTATTTAGTTGCGATTTTATTTTCCCACAAAATCGCAAAACATCTTTATGCTACTTATAGCCTGTGGTTAGATCGTTTTGCTGGTATTGTTTTTAGCTGTTTTGGTGGGTATTTAATTTATACTGCCTATGGTTATTTCATGCTTTAA
- a CDS encoding phosphatidylglycerophosphatase A family protein → MADQQYQLALERIKLSNPIHFLAVGFGSGLIKVAPGTWGSLVGLVTGVILLKLFSIPFFLLFILFSFALGCYLCQKTSDDMQVHDHGAIVWDEIVAVWLVLTTIPTINLVWVSFAFLLFRFFDIIKPKPIRYFDHKLDNGFGIMFDDLLAAIYTILGLLLLQWLF, encoded by the coding sequence ATGGCAGATCAACAATATCAACTTGCATTAGAACGTATAAAATTAAGTAATCCTATTCATTTTTTAGCGGTTGGCTTTGGTTCAGGATTAATAAAAGTTGCACCGGGGACTTGGGGTTCTTTAGTAGGACTAGTTACTGGTGTAATATTATTAAAATTATTTTCTATTCCTTTCTTTTTATTATTTATCCTTTTTTCTTTTGCTTTAGGTTGCTATCTTTGTCAAAAAACCTCTGATGATATGCAAGTTCACGATCACGGTGCGATTGTATGGGATGAAATTGTGGCTGTTTGGCTGGTATTAACTACAATTCCAACCATTAATTTAGTGTGGGTGAGTTTTGCTTTTCTTCTTTTTCGTTTCTTCGATATTATCAAACCTAAACCTATTCGTTATTTTGATCATAAATTAGATAATGGTTTTGGTATTATGTTTGATGATCTTCTAGCTGCAATTTATACAATTTTAGGCTTATTATTATTACAGTGGTTATTTTAG
- the thiL gene encoding thiamine-phosphate kinase, translating into MLQDRQNQHNGEFDLIRYYFNRENTNSLNGSLRQDVKLAIGDDCAVTCLKSNQYLAMTTDTLVEDTHFLPSIDPADLAYKAVAVNLSDLAAMGAEPAWISLALTLPSVEHSWLSRFSESLFSILNQYNVNLIGGDTTRGKLSLTLTAHGILTENKILYRHTAKVGDWIYVSGYLGDSAAGCQLLLEQNTNSNIQNWNKDQKYLIERHLRPTPRVLIGTALAGIANAAIDLSDGLISDLGHILNRSQCGAVIALENLPLSAPLLRQLGKQQAEISAISGGEDYELCFTVSEENCTEVERVLNNLQQPYTKIGQIIQGSQLFFERKGQLVEFPNLQGFDHFKG; encoded by the coding sequence ATGTTGCAAGATAGACAAAATCAACATAACGGAGAGTTTGATTTAATTCGTTACTATTTTAATCGGGAAAATACTAATAGCTTAAACGGTAGTTTACGCCAAGATGTTAAATTAGCAATTGGCGATGATTGTGCTGTAACTTGTTTAAAATCAAATCAATATTTAGCAATGACAACAGACACTTTGGTTGAAGATACGCATTTTTTGCCTTCAATTGATCCTGCCGATTTAGCTTATAAAGCAGTTGCAGTTAATTTAAGTGATTTAGCAGCAATGGGAGCAGAACCTGCTTGGATTTCATTAGCTTTAACTTTACCTAGTGTTGAACATAGTTGGTTATCTCGTTTTAGTGAAAGCTTATTTTCTATTCTCAATCAATATAATGTTAATTTAATCGGTGGTGATACCACTCGAGGAAAACTTTCGCTTACCTTAACTGCTCACGGTATATTAACTGAAAATAAAATTTTGTATCGGCATACTGCTAAGGTTGGAGACTGGATTTATGTTTCAGGCTATTTAGGAGATAGTGCAGCGGGATGTCAGTTATTGTTAGAACAAAATACAAATAGCAATATTCAAAATTGGAATAAAGATCAAAAATATCTTATTGAACGACATTTAAGACCAACGCCTAGGGTATTAATTGGTACGGCTTTAGCGGGCATTGCTAATGCTGCTATTGATCTTTCTGATGGGTTAATTTCTGATTTAGGGCATATTTTAAACCGTAGTCAATGTGGTGCAGTTATTGCGCTTGAAAATTTACCTTTATCTGCCCCATTATTGCGTCAGTTAGGAAAACAGCAAGCTGAAATCAGTGCGATTAGTGGTGGTGAAGATTATGAATTATGTTTTACGGTAAGTGAAGAAAATTGCACTGAAGTAGAAAGGGTGCTAAATAATTTACAACAACCTTATACTAAGATTGGACAGATTATCCAAGGTAGTCAGTTATTTTTTGAACGTAAAGGTCAACTCGTTGAGTTTCCAAACTTACAGGGGTTCGATCATTTTAAAGGTTAG
- a CDS encoding NTP transferase domain-containing protein: protein MNAIILAAGLGSRFKELTENNHKALFNIKGKPNLERTIEYLHQAKIYDITIVTGHNSHLLSYLTDKYQVKLVYNEKYAEYNNIYSFFKAIDNFHHSYVIDADVVLFKNIFLPQNDYSSYFLIQREKTHNEWIPQVNSQGFVEEIMVSSENRPSLLGVSYWKPVESGKIKKALNNFMMPDLLSNPKLYWDDIPRGLLENLQVKTILLDQNDAGEMDNLEDYLSLQK, encoded by the coding sequence ATGAATGCAATTATTTTAGCAGCAGGATTAGGATCTCGTTTTAAAGAATTAACTGAAAATAACCATAAAGCTTTATTTAATATTAAAGGAAAGCCTAATTTAGAGAGAACAATAGAATATTTACATCAAGCAAAAATTTATGATATTACAATCGTAACGGGACATAATAGCCACTTATTATCATATCTAACTGATAAATACCAAGTAAAGTTAGTTTATAATGAAAAATATGCGGAATATAATAATATTTATTCTTTTTTTAAAGCGATAGATAATTTTCATCATTCTTATGTTATTGATGCTGATGTAGTATTATTTAAAAATATATTTTTACCTCAAAATGACTATAGTAGTTATTTTTTAATTCAACGTGAAAAAACTCATAATGAGTGGATACCGCAGGTTAATTCACAAGGGTTTGTTGAAGAAATTATGGTTAGCAGTGAAAATCGTCCGTCATTATTGGGTGTTTCATATTGGAAACCCGTTGAGAGTGGAAAAATAAAAAAAGCCTTAAATAATTTTATGATGCCTGATTTATTATCAAACCCTAAATTATATTGGGACGATATTCCAAGAGGTTTATTAGAAAACTTACAAGTGAAAACTATTCTTCTAGACCAAAATGATGCTGGAGAGATGGATAATTTAGAGGATTATTTATCTTTGCAAAAATAA
- a CDS encoding DMT family transporter, translating into MKLKLDLFNISVQGTYFGLLSGFLWACNLTLINHIINFPNSLYELGFISIVIFLFTELYALILLIFYKKNIINQIVQQKKTILSHGWFFLICPLGMLCYVIALISMGAENTAIISSIYPVIAVLLSRFILGKKLAFIQYSAIILTVIGIIILSGGIHLDLLSVLGFIFAFSSAMCWGAEAILCDYYSNQKDNIQLFPPELLLAIRYCCSIGLGSIGIILFFIFLKEKIFLTEINLFIFLLKLIPISILSLLSYFCYYQAINKIGAVYAINLNISYMLWVVIFSLFYQSISWETILGASFILFSVITVSLKRNKK; encoded by the coding sequence ATGAAATTAAAATTAGATCTATTTAATATCTCAGTACAGGGTACTTATTTTGGTTTGCTTTCAGGTTTTTTATGGGCTTGTAATCTTACACTGATTAACCATATTATTAATTTCCCTAATTCTTTATATGAATTAGGCTTTATATCCATTGTTATTTTTTTATTTACCGAGTTATATGCCTTAATTTTATTGATTTTTTATAAAAAGAATATTATTAATCAAATAGTTCAACAGAAGAAAACTATTTTATCTCACGGATGGTTTTTCTTGATTTGTCCTCTTGGAATGCTCTGTTATGTTATTGCATTAATTAGTATGGGAGCAGAAAATACAGCCATTATTTCATCTATCTATCCAGTGATAGCGGTATTGTTAAGCCGTTTCATCTTAGGTAAAAAACTCGCCTTCATTCAATATTCTGCTATTATATTGACTGTTATTGGTATCATCATTTTATCAGGTGGTATTCATCTAGATCTATTAAGTGTATTAGGTTTTATTTTTGCTTTTAGTAGTGCAATGTGTTGGGGAGCTGAGGCTATTTTATGTGATTATTATTCTAATCAGAAAGATAATATACAATTATTTCCACCAGAATTACTACTTGCAATTAGGTATTGCTGTTCAATAGGATTAGGCAGTATAGGGATAATATTATTTTTTATCTTTCTAAAAGAAAAGATTTTTTTAACAGAAATAAATTTATTTATTTTTTTATTAAAATTAATACCTATTTCTATTTTAAGTTTATTATCTTATTTTTGTTATTATCAAGCAATTAACAAAATTGGTGCTGTATATGCAATTAATTTAAATATTAGTTATATGTTGTGGGTGGTGATTTTTTCATTATTTTATCAATCAATAAGCTGGGAAACTATTTTAGGTGCTAGTTTTATCTTATTTTCAGTCATAACCGTATCTCTTAAAAGGAATAAAAAATGA
- a CDS encoding choline kinase family protein, with protein MNIAQIVNLFCQFLHYPQEKIIDCQIIGGMTNCNYLITTKDLERFVFRVSGNGSNDLINRYNEYENSVLAQNLGINPKIVFFDEKNGYKVTEYIPSARTLSPYSISAKLDKILSLLKLLHNSEIKFSNKLDYLQEYKHYKNLIKKYGIILEKDFLEFEEKALSLYDKLVELGIENKPCHNDLVAENFVMGEGNNEEKLYLIDWEYSSMNDPTWDLASLFLETSISPQAENDFIVSYFSDLTQLEREKQKQKIIIYKILQNTLWYLWTLIKEANGDNFGSYKYRRLEQAKALYADYIIKY; from the coding sequence ATGAATATAGCACAAATAGTGAATTTATTTTGTCAATTTCTTCATTATCCTCAAGAGAAAATAATCGATTGTCAGATAATTGGAGGAATGACAAATTGTAATTATTTAATTACAACAAAGGATTTAGAACGCTTTGTTTTCAGAGTTTCTGGAAATGGTTCTAATGATTTAATTAACAGATATAATGAATATGAAAATAGTGTTTTAGCTCAAAATTTAGGTATTAATCCCAAAATAGTTTTCTTTGATGAAAAAAATGGTTATAAAGTTACTGAATATATTCCATCAGCAAGGACATTATCACCATATTCAATTTCAGCTAAATTAGATAAAATATTATCATTACTAAAATTATTGCATAATTCAGAGATAAAATTTTCAAATAAGTTAGACTATCTTCAAGAGTATAAACATTATAAAAATTTAATTAAAAAATATGGAATTATTCTCGAAAAAGATTTTCTTGAATTTGAAGAAAAAGCACTTTCTTTATATGATAAATTAGTTGAATTAGGGATAGAAAATAAACCTTGCCACAATGATTTAGTCGCAGAAAATTTTGTGATGGGGGAAGGCAATAATGAGGAAAAATTATATTTAATTGATTGGGAATATTCATCTATGAATGACCCTACTTGGGATTTGGCTTCATTATTTTTAGAAACTAGTATTAGTCCTCAAGCAGAAAATGATTTTATTGTGTCTTATTTCTCTGATTTAACTCAATTAGAAAGAGAAAAACAAAAGCAAAAAATTATTATTTATAAAATATTACAAAATACATTATGGTATTTGTGGACTTTAATTAAAGAAGCAAATGGGGATAATTTTGGCTCATACAAATATCGTCGTTTAGAGCAAGCTAAAGCTTTATATGCTGATTATATAATAAAATATTAA
- a CDS encoding LicD family protein: MKQKITAIEHKQLLLNTLLIFDQFCKEHQIQYSLAYGTMLGAVRHQGFIPWDDDIDVFMLREQYDKFVTCWQKENNSLTTKYKLWDIESPENFFIGYVAKFFDKDTLLIEQINKRAIEYGIFIDIFPLDNIPSNQEEQQKILRKHRFYKKMLTHFYRHGALLNLIAKKYSRKIPSIYYFLDKITKLNYTYPNTNYIAACTVPDRDISKNIYTKEMFTNMINLDFEGYQFPVIAEYDRFLSQYYGDYMKLPPKEERIGHNVEVYLR; this comes from the coding sequence ATGAAACAAAAAATAACCGCAATAGAACATAAGCAGTTATTACTCAACACTCTTCTTATCTTTGATCAATTTTGTAAAGAACACCAAATTCAGTATTCCCTTGCTTACGGAACAATGCTCGGAGCTGTACGTCATCAAGGTTTTATTCCTTGGGATGATGATATTGATGTCTTTATGCTAAGAGAGCAATATGATAAATTTGTAACTTGTTGGCAAAAAGAAAATAATTCATTAACAACTAAATATAAATTATGGGATATAGAAAGCCCAGAAAATTTTTTTATTGGATATGTTGCAAAGTTTTTTGATAAAGACACTTTATTGATCGAACAAATAAATAAACGTGCTATAGAGTACGGTATTTTTATTGATATTTTTCCTTTAGATAATATTCCTTCTAACCAAGAAGAACAGCAAAAGATTTTACGTAAGCATCGTTTTTATAAGAAGATGTTAACTCATTTTTATCGACATGGTGCTTTACTTAATTTAATTGCTAAAAAATATAGTCGAAAAATCCCTTCAATTTATTATTTCTTAGATAAAATAACCAAATTAAATTACACCTACCCAAATACAAATTACATTGCCGCTTGTACCGTACCAGATAGAGATATTAGTAAAAATATTTATACCAAAGAGATGTTTACTAATATGATTAATCTTGACTTTGAAGGGTATCAATTTCCTGTGATTGCAGAATATGACCGTTTTTTATCTCAATATTATGGTGATTATATGAAACTACCACCTAAAGAAGAGCGTATTGGGCATAATGTTGAGGTATATTTACGATGA
- the ilvN gene encoding acetolactate synthase small subunit: MRRILSVLLENETGALSRVVGLFSQRAFNIESLTVAPTDDPTLSRMTIEAVGDETILEQIEKQLHKLIDVYKVISLSEVEHIEREILLLKVQAHGNTRDELKRMCDIYRGQIVDITPKSYTIQLSGDTDKLDAFIKAVKNETNIIEIARSGLISLSRGEKNCLSAR; the protein is encoded by the coding sequence ATGCGTAGAATTTTATCAGTCTTATTAGAAAATGAAACAGGGGCATTATCTAGAGTAGTAGGGTTATTTTCTCAACGAGCTTTTAATATTGAAAGTTTAACCGTAGCACCGACAGACGATCCAACATTATCAAGAATGACGATTGAAGCCGTTGGAGATGAAACAATTTTAGAACAGATTGAAAAACAGCTCCATAAATTGATTGATGTTTATAAAGTCATTAGCTTAAGTGAAGTGGAACATATTGAACGAGAAATTCTACTACTTAAGGTTCAAGCACATGGTAATACACGAGATGAATTAAAACGTATGTGTGATATTTATCGTGGGCAAATAGTTGATATCACACCAAAATCGTACACTATCCAACTAAGTGGGGATACGGATAAATTAGATGCATTTATCAAAGCAGTCAAAAATGAAACGAATATTATCGAAATTGCTCGCTCTGGCTTAATTAGTTTATCTCGAGGGGAGAAAAATTGCTTATCTGCTCGTTAA
- a CDS encoding acetolactate synthase 3 large subunit, with protein MKKLSGAEMVVQSLRDQGVKYLFGYPGGSVLDIYDAIHTLGGIEHILVRHEQGAVHMADGYARSTGEVGCVLITSGPGATNTITGIATAYMDSVPLVILSGQVMSNLIGSDAFQECDMVGISRPVVKHSFMIKNATDIPEVMKKAFYIAASGRPGPVVIDFPKDVLNPEVKYPYNYPEKVYLRSYNPTITGHKGQIKKALKAIQVAKQPVLFIGGGVIAANCAEKVTQFAQDLNLPVTSSLMGLGGFPGSHQQFLGMLGMHGTYEANNAMHHSDLIIGIGVRFDDRTTNNLAKYCPNAKVIHIDIDPTSISKNVKADIPIVGNAENVLDEFLMLLNEDDIIKAQTRLVDWWQKITQWKAKKCLAYQISEEVIKPQQVIETIYRLTKGEAYIASDVGQHQMFTALHYPFDKPRRWINSGGLGTMGFGLPAALGVKLAHPQEKVICITGDGSIQMNIQELSTAQQYEIPIVIISLNNRFLGMVKQWQDMIYSGRHSQSYMNSLPDFVKLAEAYGHIGIQINHFSELEEKLTQAFSIPDKLVFVDINVDATEHVYPMLIRGGAMNEMFLSKTERS; from the coding sequence ATGAAAAAATTATCTGGGGCAGAAATGGTGGTGCAATCATTACGTGATCAAGGGGTCAAATATTTATTTGGCTATCCCGGTGGATCAGTATTAGATATTTATGATGCTATCCATACTTTAGGTGGTATTGAACATATTTTAGTTCGCCATGAACAAGGTGCTGTTCATATGGCAGATGGTTATGCACGTTCAACTGGAGAAGTAGGATGTGTTTTAATTACTTCAGGACCAGGAGCAACCAATACAATCACTGGTATCGCTACCGCTTATATGGATTCCGTACCACTGGTTATTTTGTCAGGTCAGGTTATGAGTAACTTAATCGGCAGTGATGCTTTTCAAGAATGTGATATGGTTGGTATATCACGTCCCGTTGTGAAGCATAGCTTTATGATAAAAAATGCGACTGACATTCCAGAGGTAATGAAGAAAGCTTTTTATATCGCTGCGAGTGGTCGTCCCGGTCCTGTGGTGATCGATTTTCCAAAAGACGTGTTAAATCCAGAAGTGAAATATCCTTATAATTATCCTGAAAAAGTCTATTTACGTTCTTATAATCCAACTATTACAGGGCATAAGGGGCAAATTAAGAAAGCATTAAAAGCTATTCAAGTGGCAAAACAACCTGTTCTTTTTATTGGCGGTGGTGTGATTGCAGCTAATTGTGCTGAGAAGGTAACTCAATTTGCACAGGATCTCAATTTACCCGTAACCTCCTCATTAATGGGATTAGGTGGTTTTCCTGGCAGTCATCAACAATTTTTAGGTATGCTAGGTATGCATGGTACTTATGAAGCGAATAATGCAATGCATCATAGTGATTTGATTATTGGAATAGGCGTCCGTTTCGATGATCGTACTACAAATAATTTAGCGAAATATTGTCCAAATGCCAAAGTCATTCATATTGATATTGATCCAACCTCCATTTCAAAAAATGTAAAAGCGGATATCCCAATTGTAGGGAATGCTGAAAATGTCTTAGATGAATTCCTAATGCTCTTAAATGAAGATGACATTATTAAAGCACAGACCCGTTTGGTGGATTGGTGGCAAAAAATTACTCAATGGAAAGCAAAAAAATGCCTTGCTTATCAAATCTCTGAAGAAGTTATCAAACCGCAACAAGTTATAGAAACAATTTATCGTTTAACCAAAGGGGAGGCTTATATTGCTTCTGATGTTGGGCAACATCAAATGTTCACCGCTTTACATTATCCTTTTGATAAACCACGTCGTTGGATCAATTCTGGTGGATTAGGCACAATGGGCTTTGGTTTACCTGCAGCTTTAGGCGTTAAGCTGGCTCACCCACAAGAAAAGGTTATTTGCATAACAGGTGATGGAAGTATCCAAATGAATATTCAGGAATTATCTACCGCACAGCAGTACGAAATTCCGATCGTAATTATTAGTTTAAATAATCGTTTTCTAGGTATGGTAAAACAGTGGCAAGATATGATCTATTCAGGTCGCCATTCACAGTCATACATGAATTCTTTACCTGATTTTGTAAAATTGGCTGAAGCCTATGGCCATATAGGGATCCAAATTAATCATTTTTCAGAATTAGAAGAGAAACTCACACAAGCATTTTCAATACCTGACAAATTGGTATTTGTTGATATTAATGTTGATGCAACCGAACACGTTTATCCAATGCTGATTCGTGGTGGTGCAATGAATGAAATGTTTTTAAGTAAAACGGAGAGAAGCTAA